Proteins co-encoded in one Aerococcaceae bacterium DSM 111021 genomic window:
- a CDS encoding alpha-ketoacid dehydrogenase subunit beta, with amino-acid sequence MTRQINFMNAINEALDQAMEKDENVILLGEDIHGGTAIPHLEEQNEDAWGGVFGVTKGLGPKYGLDRVIDTPLSEMGYMGAAVGMAATGLRPVPELMFNDFIGFSFDSLLGQASKMRYMFGGKATVPMTVRTNHGAGASAAAQHSGSYYGMIGSIPGIKCVVPATAYDAKGLLLASIEDNNTVVFFEDKTLYGLKGEVPEEYYTVEIGKANVVREGEDLTIVTIGKMLYVALNVAETLEKDGVSVEVIDLRTVAPWDQETVIESVKKTNRLIVIDEANPHNNTATDIASVVGQKAFDYLDGPIKTICAPNTPTPFATNLEALYLPDAEKVLTEAAELIDDLKARA; translated from the coding sequence ATGACCAGACAAATTAACTTTATGAATGCAATTAACGAGGCTTTAGACCAAGCAATGGAAAAAGATGAGAATGTTATTCTGTTAGGAGAAGATATTCACGGAGGAACCGCAATCCCTCACTTGGAAGAGCAGAATGAAGATGCTTGGGGAGGGGTATTTGGAGTTACGAAAGGTTTAGGACCAAAATATGGCTTAGATCGAGTGATTGATACCCCGCTATCCGAGATGGGATATATGGGTGCAGCTGTTGGAATGGCAGCAACTGGCTTAAGACCTGTTCCAGAGTTAATGTTTAATGATTTTATTGGTTTTTCTTTTGACTCATTATTAGGACAAGCTTCAAAAATGCGTTATATGTTTGGAGGCAAAGCCACTGTTCCAATGACTGTTCGAACAAACCATGGTGCCGGAGCTTCAGCCGCAGCACAACACTCAGGGTCTTATTATGGAATGATAGGATCGATTCCAGGTATCAAGTGTGTGGTCCCAGCGACAGCCTATGATGCGAAAGGCTTACTCTTAGCTTCGATTGAAGATAACAATACAGTCGTATTCTTTGAAGATAAAACTCTATATGGACTCAAAGGAGAAGTGCCAGAAGAATATTATACTGTTGAGATTGGAAAAGCAAATGTTGTTCGTGAAGGTGAAGACTTAACGATTGTAACCATTGGAAAGATGTTATATGTGGCTTTAAATGTGGCTGAGACTCTCGAAAAAGATGGAGTATCTGTTGAAGTTATTGATTTACGGACAGTAGCACCTTGGGATCAAGAAACGGTCATTGAATCTGTTAAGAAAACAAATCGTTTAATTGTTATTGATGAAGCAAACCCTCATAACAATACAGCTACAGATATTGCATCGGTTGTAGGACAGAAAGCTTTTGATTATCTTGATGGCCCTATCAAAACCATCTGTGCACCAAATACACCTACACCGTTCGCAACAAATCTAGAAGCACTTTATCTACCAGATGCGGAAAAAGTATTAACAGAAGCAGCTGAATTAATCGATGATCTCAAAGCAAGAGCATAA
- a CDS encoding thiamine pyrophosphate-dependent dehydrogenase E1 component subunit alpha, producing the protein MVKEKSIPQLEGRSETALKDLVQLEIRTSTKAAAEAVTADKAKDMYQTMENIRNFEDNVRRFFAQGLIPGFVHLYAGEEAVATGICAHLTDDDYITSTHRGHGHCIAKGGDLNGMMAEIFGKETGLGKGKGGSMHIADVDKGILGANGMVGAGFGLATGAGMKIKYKKEDNVAVCFFGDGASNEGLFHECLNMASIWNLPIIFVCENNFFAESTPQWYASASDTIAERAAAYDMPGVRVDGKDLMAVYEVAGEYIERARKGEGPALIECVTFRNYGHFEGDEQKYKNKEDGFEKRLADTDPLDIFRDYAVEHGLLTLEELDDIRAQSEADIAAAIKFAEESPQPRPESLYEDVFAE; encoded by the coding sequence ATGGTTAAAGAAAAATCAATTCCACAATTAGAAGGACGTAGCGAAACGGCATTAAAAGATTTGGTACAACTAGAGATTCGGACATCAACCAAAGCTGCCGCGGAGGCTGTGACTGCAGATAAAGCGAAAGATATGTATCAGACAATGGAAAATATCCGGAATTTTGAAGACAATGTGAGACGTTTCTTCGCACAAGGGCTAATTCCAGGATTTGTGCACTTATATGCTGGGGAGGAAGCTGTTGCGACGGGTATTTGCGCTCACTTGACAGATGATGATTATATTACTTCTACTCACCGTGGTCATGGTCATTGTATTGCTAAAGGCGGCGATCTCAACGGTATGATGGCAGAAATCTTTGGTAAAGAGACTGGTTTAGGTAAAGGTAAAGGAGGATCAATGCACATTGCCGATGTGGATAAAGGGATTCTAGGTGCTAACGGAATGGTTGGTGCAGGATTCGGTCTGGCAACTGGTGCAGGAATGAAAATCAAATATAAAAAAGAAGACAATGTGGCAGTTTGTTTCTTTGGAGATGGGGCTTCTAACGAAGGGTTATTCCACGAGTGTTTAAACATGGCTTCAATCTGGAATTTACCTATTATCTTTGTTTGTGAGAATAACTTCTTTGCTGAGTCAACACCACAGTGGTATGCATCGGCTTCGGATACGATAGCTGAAAGAGCGGCAGCTTATGATATGCCAGGTGTTCGTGTAGATGGTAAGGACTTAATGGCTGTATATGAAGTAGCAGGAGAATATATTGAACGCGCTCGTAAAGGAGAAGGTCCTGCTCTAATTGAATGTGTTACATTCCGTAATTATGGTCACTTTGAAGGTGATGAACAAAAATATAAAAACAAAGAAGATGGCTTTGAAAAACGATTAGCGGACACGGATCCTCTGGATATATTTAGAGATTATGCAGTGGAACATGGGCTGCTCACACTGGAAGAACTTGATGACATTCGGGCGCAATCTGAAGCGGACATCGCAGCTGCTATTAAGTTTGCAGAAGAGAGTCCACAACCAAGACCTGAATCTTTATATGAAGATGTTTTTGCTGAGTAA
- the lpdA gene encoding dihydrolipoyl dehydrogenase yields MKHYDVLVIGAGPGGYVAAEEAARLGKSVAVIDRQAIGGTCLNVGCIPSKAYLEHAHWIDSISKAQQNGMQVELSGVDFTQLYERKNKVIASLQKGIHSTFKSLNIDFIEGEAIYTSNNTFEVNGEKITYEDVLLATGSQPFIPPIPGLSSQPYLTTDTFFSMEVLPEKLVIIGGGVIAVELAFAMEALGVEVTMLEVAKDILLTEDEDARKIIKQKLKNRMTVETEVVIKNVTNNTVELEGDKQYAYDRLLIATGRKPNIDLAQAMNLEFDEQGKFIAVDEYYQTSKPHVYAVGDVIGGYTLAHSASTEGIKAVRAMNKMKERPLLNCHVPRSLFTHPEVATFGLSEEEAKVQGYDVVISQLPFGFNGRAIAVDQTEGFIKLIVERKYGEILGAIICGPEATEILHQVLTLVEAEGTIYELASTVYSHPTVSELVQDVAKAIVREI; encoded by the coding sequence TTGAAGCATTATGATGTATTGGTCATTGGTGCGGGTCCAGGTGGTTATGTTGCAGCGGAAGAAGCAGCTCGTTTGGGTAAGAGTGTCGCGGTAATTGACCGCCAAGCTATTGGAGGAACATGCTTGAATGTTGGCTGTATCCCGAGTAAAGCTTATTTAGAGCATGCTCACTGGATTGATTCCATAAGTAAAGCACAACAAAATGGTATGCAGGTGGAGTTGAGTGGCGTGGACTTTACTCAACTATACGAGCGAAAAAATAAAGTCATCGCAAGTTTACAAAAAGGGATTCACTCTACATTTAAATCATTAAATATTGATTTTATTGAAGGGGAGGCAATCTATACCTCAAATAATACATTTGAAGTCAATGGCGAAAAAATCACTTATGAAGATGTGTTGTTAGCAACAGGAAGTCAACCATTTATACCACCGATACCTGGGTTAAGTTCACAACCGTATCTAACGACAGATACCTTCTTCTCAATGGAAGTATTACCAGAGAAGTTAGTGATTATTGGCGGTGGTGTCATTGCAGTTGAATTGGCCTTTGCAATGGAAGCACTGGGTGTTGAGGTGACCATGCTTGAAGTTGCCAAAGACATTCTACTCACAGAAGACGAAGATGCAAGAAAAATCATTAAGCAGAAGTTAAAGAACCGGATGACAGTCGAAACGGAAGTGGTTATTAAAAACGTTACAAATAACACCGTTGAACTGGAAGGTGATAAGCAATATGCCTATGATCGATTACTCATCGCAACCGGGCGTAAACCGAATATAGACTTAGCTCAAGCGATGAATCTTGAATTTGATGAGCAAGGTAAGTTTATAGCAGTGGATGAATATTATCAAACATCGAAACCCCATGTCTACGCTGTTGGTGACGTGATTGGTGGCTATACACTAGCTCATTCAGCCAGTACAGAAGGAATTAAAGCTGTTCGGGCGATGAATAAGATGAAAGAACGTCCGCTCCTCAATTGTCACGTTCCTAGATCACTCTTTACACATCCTGAAGTGGCGACCTTCGGTCTTTCTGAAGAAGAAGCTAAAGTGCAAGGTTATGACGTTGTAATATCTCAATTGCCATTCGGCTTTAATGGTCGTGCAATTGCAGTCGATCAGACAGAGGGTTTTATTAAGTTAATAGTCGAACGTAAATATGGCGAGATTCTTGGAGCAATTATTTGTGGTCCAGAGGCGACAGAAATATTACATCAAGTACTCACACTAGTAGAAGCAGAAGGTACGATTTATGAACTAGCCTCAACGGTTTACTCACATCCAACAGTTTCTGAACTTGTTCAAGATGTTGCTAAAGCGATTGTAAGAGAAATATAA
- a CDS encoding AAA family ATPase, whose protein sequence is MNEFTNNVIQAFSDAQTLAKERQQIQVDIPHLWSVWMQPKHFVFDFYESLEIDINEMVQLINQELDKLPVSRGSDSQFAQQQTPRYDRLIESAKEEAKELRDEICSSEHFILALMNQNYNPITAFLLKNDIDRDLILEKLNRVRKGKRATSENQEMVYHALDQYSTNLNERYQQGKLDKIIGREQEIEEIIRVLSRKAKNNAILIGLPGVGKTAIVEGLVQKIEQGLVPKNLKDKTVYNLDMSSLVAGAKYRGEFEERLKAVLNDVRDSNDKIILFIDEIHTIVGAGKTEGSMDAGNILKPMLARGELRCIGATTQDEYRENIEKDKALERRFQRIHVSEPTVDEAIDILSGVKDSYEVYHGVEITEDAVIAAVNLSNRYMTDRFLPDKAIDLMDEASAVRHIQIKSMPAQIQTLKDEITQVKIEKLKQEQGFTESVEEDLSRNLDQLNARLDQKIKHWEVEQKIIEQLQELNEDKIYQLKLAKEAQLKGELDEYVQITQLLLPNINRKIEALEEQRLANIDELYLIRHTVEESDIAEIVEKLTGIKVQGVMENERQRLLQLDQIIKQRVVGQDQAVDKVAQAIIRSRAGVQDPNHPIGSFLFLGPTGVGKTQLAKSLADVLFGSELEMVRLDMSEFMEKHAVAKLVGPPPGYIGYEEGGQLTEAVRHRLYSVVLFDEIEKAHPDVFNILLQVLDEGRLTDSQGRTIDFKNTILIMTSNIGSLKLLEGLERDKEISEKVQNEVKDELKHHFRPEFLNRIDNILLFNPLTLGDMHSIVDLMIADLAQRLHRHRIDLVVSEEVKGWIAENGYDPTLGARPLQRFIVDQLETPLARELIKQDIISDTWAFVKLNNGQLRFSYLEKENE, encoded by the coding sequence ATGAATGAATTTACTAATAATGTAATTCAAGCATTTAGCGATGCGCAGACGCTTGCTAAAGAAAGACAACAGATTCAAGTTGATATCCCTCATCTATGGTCAGTCTGGATGCAACCTAAACATTTTGTGTTTGATTTCTATGAATCACTAGAGATTGATATTAATGAGATGGTACAACTCATTAATCAGGAATTGGATAAGTTACCTGTGAGTCGAGGGAGTGATAGTCAATTCGCTCAACAGCAGACGCCGAGGTACGATCGTTTAATTGAAAGTGCAAAAGAAGAAGCGAAAGAATTGCGCGATGAAATCTGTAGTTCTGAGCATTTTATTCTGGCCCTGATGAATCAAAACTATAATCCAATCACAGCATTCTTATTAAAAAATGATATAGATCGTGATCTTATATTAGAAAAACTGAATCGGGTTCGTAAGGGGAAACGAGCAACTTCTGAGAACCAAGAGATGGTATATCACGCATTGGATCAGTATTCAACAAACTTAAATGAACGGTACCAACAAGGTAAGCTTGATAAGATTATTGGACGGGAGCAAGAAATTGAAGAAATTATTCGTGTCTTGTCAAGAAAAGCAAAAAATAATGCTATTTTAATCGGGCTGCCTGGTGTAGGTAAGACAGCGATTGTCGAAGGATTGGTACAAAAGATTGAACAAGGACTCGTTCCTAAGAACTTGAAGGACAAAACCGTTTATAACTTAGACATGAGCTCACTTGTTGCAGGTGCTAAATATCGAGGTGAATTTGAAGAACGGTTAAAAGCTGTTCTAAATGATGTGCGAGATTCAAATGATAAAATTATTTTGTTCATTGATGAAATTCATACGATTGTAGGGGCAGGTAAGACCGAAGGTTCGATGGATGCAGGAAATATTCTCAAGCCAATGTTAGCTCGGGGTGAGCTTCGCTGTATAGGAGCAACAACTCAAGATGAATATCGGGAGAATATTGAAAAAGACAAAGCCTTAGAACGGCGTTTCCAACGAATTCATGTCTCAGAGCCAACTGTTGATGAAGCGATTGATATATTATCAGGCGTGAAGGACAGTTATGAAGTATATCATGGAGTTGAGATTACTGAAGATGCCGTCATAGCCGCTGTGAATCTCTCGAATCGTTACATGACCGATCGATTCCTGCCGGATAAGGCCATTGACTTGATGGACGAGGCAAGTGCTGTTCGACATATTCAGATAAAGAGTATGCCGGCACAAATCCAAACATTAAAAGATGAGATCACTCAAGTCAAGATTGAAAAACTAAAACAAGAACAGGGCTTTACAGAAAGCGTTGAAGAAGACTTAAGTCGTAACTTAGATCAATTAAACGCTCGGTTAGATCAGAAAATAAAGCATTGGGAAGTTGAACAAAAGATCATTGAACAGTTACAAGAATTGAATGAAGATAAAATCTATCAATTAAAATTAGCTAAAGAAGCTCAGCTAAAAGGTGAATTAGACGAGTACGTACAGATTACTCAACTACTTCTTCCTAATATTAATAGAAAGATAGAAGCCTTAGAAGAACAACGACTAGCAAATATAGATGAATTATATCTCATTCGACATACAGTGGAAGAGTCAGATATTGCTGAAATTGTTGAGAAACTAACAGGGATTAAAGTCCAAGGGGTTATGGAAAATGAACGACAACGGCTATTGCAATTAGATCAAATTATTAAGCAACGTGTTGTTGGCCAAGATCAAGCTGTAGACAAGGTGGCTCAAGCTATCATCCGGTCTAGAGCGGGCGTTCAAGATCCAAACCATCCAATCGGCTCATTCTTATTCTTAGGTCCTACCGGCGTAGGAAAGACTCAACTTGCTAAATCACTGGCAGATGTCTTGTTCGGTAGTGAGCTAGAGATGGTTCGCTTGGATATGTCAGAATTTATGGAGAAGCATGCTGTAGCCAAATTAGTGGGACCACCTCCAGGTTATATAGGCTATGAAGAAGGGGGACAGCTAACAGAAGCAGTAAGGCACCGACTCTATTCCGTAGTCTTATTCGATGAAATAGAAAAAGCTCATCCAGATGTGTTCAATATTCTCTTACAAGTTCTAGATGAAGGGCGATTAACGGATTCACAGGGGAGAACGATTGACTTTAAAAATACAATCCTAATTATGACGAGTAATATCGGATCACTGAAGTTGCTCGAAGGGTTAGAGCGAGATAAGGAAATATCCGAGAAAGTTCAAAATGAAGTCAAAGATGAACTGAAACATCATTTCCGACCCGAGTTTCTAAATCGAATTGATAATATATTATTATTTAATCCACTGACCTTGGGTGATATGCACAGTATAGTTGACTTAATGATTGCTGATTTAGCTCAGCGTTTACATCGTCATCGGATTGATTTAGTTGTATCTGAAGAAGTGAAAGGCTGGATTGCAGAAAATGGTTATGATCCAACACTTGGTGCGAGGCCTCTTCAACGATTTATCGTTGATCAATTGGAAACGCCTCTAGCCAGGGAATTAATAAAACAAGATATTATCTCAGATACTTGGGCATTCGTAAAGCTTAATAACGGTCAATTAAGGTTTAGTTATTTGGAGAAAGAAAATGAATAA
- a CDS encoding sigma-54-dependent Fis family transcriptional regulator yields MNELLWKEFVIKKVINPDALPDKIANSWEVCRKKDLNPFQMVSNTVLRYDQLSMKQKRHKLLIDLVEEEIIKISKIFNQSESLFILTDAEGYIIWRQGNARAIDQANNIGFFEGSRWNELDVGTNAISLAISKRMSQKVSRFEHYAVASHEWSCFACPIFDGDHLVGILDISTYKNNHIEHQSVTQLIAERVMNRLFQRRIKQQQALMTYVVGTDNHSVLCNEHKQVVYFPTEMERYKQLSLGIDIEAFCHQYDGLYNVEPLLYDQELIGYKYQFYTNNRTERKYYPGVLSENKTYQNFLEKVYKAAEGTVPVHIRGESGSGKEIIAKTIHYNSPYKDGPLISLNCGSISENLLESELFGYAAGAFTGASKEGYSGKMRQAEGGTLFLDEVDSMSLKMQAALLRAIEEKQVTPIGSNKSYTVDFRIVTATNQDLKTAVCEGRFREDLYYRLYVIPLQIPPLRQRTEDLLPLIESFCQKKKWQITWKRELFDITKHYPWHGNIREFNNFLERLYMFYPIEQPSSHVIKELIEMTTFSAPQAPSDLRVKIEQEKNIQPKNEAEKILQTLEEYNYHKSHAAKALNMSRTTLYRKIKKYQLDVI; encoded by the coding sequence TTGAACGAATTATTGTGGAAAGAGTTTGTCATTAAAAAAGTAATTAATCCTGATGCATTACCGGATAAAATAGCTAATTCATGGGAAGTATGTCGCAAAAAGGACTTAAATCCATTTCAAATGGTTAGTAATACAGTATTACGTTATGACCAATTATCAATGAAACAGAAGCGCCATAAACTATTAATTGATTTAGTTGAAGAAGAGATTATTAAGATATCTAAAATTTTTAATCAAAGTGAATCATTATTTATCTTAACCGATGCAGAAGGCTATATTATTTGGAGGCAAGGGAACGCTAGAGCGATTGATCAAGCAAATAATATTGGCTTCTTTGAGGGGAGTCGGTGGAACGAGCTCGATGTGGGAACAAATGCGATATCACTCGCTATATCAAAAAGGATGAGTCAAAAGGTATCTCGTTTTGAGCACTATGCAGTTGCATCGCATGAATGGAGTTGTTTTGCATGTCCCATATTTGATGGGGATCATCTAGTAGGCATATTAGATATTTCCACCTATAAGAATAATCATATTGAACACCAAAGTGTTACACAGTTAATTGCTGAGCGTGTCATGAACCGTTTATTCCAACGTCGAATCAAGCAACAGCAAGCTTTAATGACTTATGTAGTAGGTACTGATAATCATAGCGTGCTTTGCAATGAGCACAAGCAAGTGGTTTACTTTCCTACTGAAATGGAAAGGTATAAGCAACTATCTCTAGGTATTGATATTGAAGCTTTTTGTCATCAATATGACGGTCTGTATAATGTTGAGCCCCTTTTGTATGATCAGGAGCTGATCGGTTATAAGTATCAATTCTATACCAATAATCGTACAGAAAGAAAATATTATCCAGGTGTACTATCAGAGAATAAGACTTATCAGAATTTTTTAGAGAAAGTTTATAAGGCGGCTGAGGGTACTGTACCCGTTCATATACGAGGTGAATCAGGTTCTGGTAAGGAGATTATTGCCAAAACGATTCACTATAATAGTCCATATAAGGATGGACCATTAATTAGTCTAAATTGTGGTTCAATTAGTGAAAACTTACTAGAAAGTGAGTTGTTTGGGTATGCGGCTGGGGCATTTACCGGAGCGAGCAAGGAAGGCTATAGCGGTAAGATGCGACAAGCAGAAGGAGGCACACTCTTCTTAGACGAAGTGGACAGTATGTCTTTAAAAATGCAAGCCGCATTACTACGTGCGATTGAAGAAAAACAGGTGACACCGATTGGTAGCAATAAATCTTACACGGTTGATTTTCGAATTGTGACAGCAACTAATCAGGATTTGAAAACTGCCGTTTGTGAAGGTCGCTTTAGAGAAGATTTATACTACCGACTCTATGTCATTCCACTTCAAATACCACCTTTACGTCAACGAACAGAAGATTTACTTCCATTAATTGAATCATTCTGCCAGAAGAAAAAGTGGCAAATTACGTGGAAGAGAGAATTATTCGACATAACGAAACACTATCCTTGGCATGGGAATATTCGAGAGTTTAACAATTTTCTTGAACGGTTGTATATGTTCTATCCTATCGAACAACCTAGCTCGCATGTCATCAAAGAGTTAATTGAAATGACCACCTTTAGTGCTCCACAAGCACCAAGTGACCTTAGGGTGAAAATAGAACAAGAAAAAAATATACAACCTAAAAATGAAGCAGAAAAAATTCTTCAAACACTTGAAGAATATAATTATCATAAGAGTCACGCTGCGAAAGCTTTGAATATGTCACGAACTACCCTCTATCGCAAGATTAAGAAATACCAATTAGATGTAATATAG
- the rpoN gene encoding RNA polymerase factor sigma-54, whose amino-acid sequence MKRERGTTLNTELMQKQRQQMSFDQLQALRILQTAREDLSQLLMDISQENPFMVVEDTRDMLEINSLGFDNILIEDGVSQYDSYGNMVNSSDRQDNHQAMINQLEDQRQQSFRTNLIDQIMCYRKTRLRDLMIRLVDEFDEHGFLSKSDEALQLILECDAIELLDAITLLQQLEPVGVGARDLRELWMLQTEQDPSAPEIAYVVLEIYFNELVNREYQTISNHLNVSIEDILETVAYYQTLAITPAVYFYSEETQYIEPDVFIQQKEEGYEVSYNFQNLPKLSFNDTYYQELKAIEDTDLKEFIKDKRQQVRAVSYSLKRREVTLVQITQAIIEAQALFFNSKGHQVSPLTIKQIAERCDLSPSTVSRTIQGKYFYTDFGTFELRKLFTTSSVQSESGEELSQQFILKEIQKLINQEDKQHPLSDQKLADILHERGYAISRRTVNKYRKELGILSTTKRRIK is encoded by the coding sequence ATGAAACGGGAAAGAGGTACAACATTAAATACTGAATTAATGCAAAAGCAACGTCAACAAATGAGTTTTGACCAGTTACAAGCGTTAAGAATCCTTCAAACAGCTCGTGAAGATTTAAGTCAATTATTGATGGATATATCACAAGAGAATCCCTTCATGGTTGTTGAAGATACACGAGATATGTTAGAGATTAATTCGTTAGGATTCGATAATATTCTGATTGAAGATGGTGTTAGTCAGTATGATTCATATGGTAACATGGTTAACTCATCAGATAGGCAAGATAATCACCAAGCAATGATAAATCAACTAGAGGATCAGAGACAACAATCCTTTCGAACTAATTTAATAGACCAAATCATGTGTTATCGCAAGACCCGTTTGCGAGATCTGATGATTAGGCTAGTGGATGAATTCGATGAGCATGGCTTTCTTAGTAAGTCAGACGAAGCGTTACAATTGATTCTAGAGTGTGATGCGATTGAGTTACTCGATGCCATCACTTTACTTCAACAATTAGAACCCGTTGGTGTTGGTGCGCGTGATTTGAGGGAATTATGGATGCTTCAAACTGAACAAGACCCATCAGCTCCAGAGATAGCTTATGTTGTTTTAGAAATATACTTTAATGAGTTAGTCAATCGTGAATACCAAACGATATCTAATCATTTAAATGTTTCTATTGAGGATATATTAGAGACAGTCGCTTATTATCAAACCTTAGCGATAACGCCTGCGGTTTACTTTTATAGCGAGGAAACGCAATATATTGAACCAGATGTATTTATTCAACAGAAAGAAGAGGGATACGAAGTATCTTATAATTTTCAAAACTTACCGAAATTAAGTTTTAATGATACATATTATCAAGAATTGAAAGCCATTGAAGATACTGATTTGAAAGAATTTATCAAAGACAAGCGACAGCAAGTGAGGGCTGTCTCGTATAGTTTGAAACGTAGAGAAGTGACACTCGTTCAAATTACACAAGCAATTATTGAAGCACAAGCGCTTTTTTTCAATTCAAAAGGGCATCAAGTGTCGCCATTAACGATTAAACAAATAGCTGAAAGATGTGACCTTAGTCCTTCCACAGTAAGTCGTACTATTCAAGGCAAGTATTTTTATACTGATTTTGGTACATTTGAATTGCGAAAACTCTTTACAACATCATCGGTTCAGTCAGAATCAGGTGAAGAGTTAAGTCAACAATTTATATTAAAAGAAATTCAAAAGTTAATTAATCAAGAAGACAAGCAACATCCCTTATCAGATCAGAAACTAGCGGATATTCTTCATGAGAGAGGTTACGCGATCTCACGTCGTACGGTTAATAAATATCGCAAGGAATTAGGCATCTTATCCACAACAAAAAGAAGGATTAAGTAA
- a CDS encoding glycoside hydrolase family 1 protein produces the protein MMRRFSEDFLWGGATAANQYEGGYLSGGKGLSTADVFKGGDQQTPRYVTYQLPNGELGKATEEEAVPEGAVGYIDVDAYYPSHVATDFYTHWKEDVALFAEMGFKCFRFSFNWTRICPKGTDEVNE, from the coding sequence ATGATGAGACGATTTTCAGAAGATTTCTTATGGGGCGGGGCAACAGCTGCCAATCAATATGAAGGTGGATATTTATCTGGAGGTAAAGGACTAAGTACAGCGGATGTATTCAAAGGTGGAGATCAACAGACACCACGCTATGTGACCTACCAACTACCTAACGGGGAGCTTGGTAAAGCGACTGAGGAAGAAGCTGTACCTGAAGGAGCAGTAGGTTATATTGATGTTGATGCTTACTATCCAAGTCATGTGGCAACTGATTTTTATACACATTGGAAAGAGGATGTTGCACTCTTTGCTGAAATGGGGTTTAAGTGTTTCCGTTTTTCATTCAACTGGACACGTATTTGTCCTAAAGGTACGGATGAGGTTAATGAATAA
- a CDS encoding sugar O-acetyltransferase — protein MLGQLLKHMNAGKPLLPGTDLMVEMNKVSTDTRKRLGEANAGKYHDVEEMNALVQDILGYKIPKSVAIWQPFYMDFGRNVTFGENVFINANVHMQDQGGIEIGNNVLIGHQVVIATLDHDVAPGQRGILHPAKVVIEDDVWIGANATITKGVTVGQGSIIAAGSVVTKDVPAMSIVGGVPARVIKEIE, from the coding sequence ATGTTAGGCCAATTATTAAAACATATGAATGCAGGAAAACCATTATTACCAGGGACAGATTTAATGGTGGAGATGAACAAAGTAAGTACTGATACGCGTAAACGTTTAGGCGAAGCGAATGCAGGGAAGTATCATGATGTCGAGGAAATGAACGCCTTAGTCCAAGATATTCTTGGTTATAAGATTCCAAAAAGTGTGGCCATTTGGCAGCCATTTTATATGGACTTTGGTCGCAACGTAACGTTCGGTGAGAATGTCTTTATCAATGCCAATGTGCATATGCAAGATCAAGGCGGAATTGAGATTGGAAATAATGTGTTAATCGGTCATCAAGTAGTCATTGCGACGCTAGATCATGATGTTGCACCAGGTCAACGCGGAATTTTACATCCAGCCAAAGTTGTAATTGAAGATGATGTTTGGATTGGAGCGAACGCAACCATTACAAAAGGTGTCACGGTTGGTCAAGGCTCAATCATTGCGGCAGGGAGTGTTGTGACGAAGGATGTGCCTGCGATGAGCATTGTTGGTGGTGTGCCTGCTCGAGTGATTAAGGAGATTGAATAG